One genomic region from Augochlora pura isolate Apur16 chromosome 7, APUR_v2.2.1, whole genome shotgun sequence encodes:
- the LOC144472717 gene encoding putative cytochrome P450 305a1 isoform X1 translates to MIATVILGLLTVIFLLFFTFTSLKMQKHPPGPFPWPIIGNHMFLKQLIEKHGGMHLALIELCKEYRSDIITLYFGTKRIMVVSGIKLVSAVMKGGEFEGRPFNEFIKIRNFGQKQGITMNDGPVWKELASWMIHSLADFGYGKRPMTDMLTDELEVILKNLKGGGVRSLKPVFAPATLNVLWQLTMGKHFNMGSRLEYFIDVMDRRSRWFDIAGGNLSAFPWLRYIAPEASGYKLLMTLNDELKTFIMFNRSSYDILSQETINEHKKNYVPGRVSDVIDKFIVEMMKKQGDDTVYTESQLMMIVVDLFIAAFTTTATVLEFVFLYMIMHQDVQRRLQNEIDSVIPPDRLPNIEDRQKLPYAEAIMNETLRLWPIFPVIGPRRVLWDTKLGNYEIPKDTTILINNYSVNRDPELFPEPDLFNPERHIKDGVYAPDVNSVTFGKGRRKCPGAVLAKTSTFIIFVGVMQKFTVLPIPGKEPKSIEIIPGIAITPKPYEVLLVPR, encoded by the exons ATGATCGCCACCGTGATACTGGGTTTGTTGACCGTGATTTTCTTGCTGTTCTTCACGTTTACCAGCTTGAAAATGCAGAAACATCCCCCAG GACCATTTCCCTGGCCGATCATCGGCAATCATATGTTTCTGAAGCAATTAATCGAGAAGCACGGCGGGATGCATTTGGCACTGATCGAACTTTGCAAGGAATACCGCAGCGACATCATCACTTTGTACTTCGGTACGAAGAGGATCATGGTTGTTTCTGGAATAAAACTAGTCTCAGCGGTGATGAAAGGCGGAGAGTTCGAAGGCCGGCCCTTCAACGAGTTCATCAAGATACGCAATTTTGGACAGAAACAAG GTATCACGATGAATGACGGACCCGTGTGGAAAGAGTTGGCTAGCTGGATGATCCATAGTCTGGCGGACTTTGGTTATGGCAAACGCCCGATGACGGACATGCTCACGGACGAGCTGGAAGTGATCCTGAAGAACCTGAAGGGCGGAGGTGTGAGATCATTGAAGCCAGTATTCGCACCTGCCACACTAAATGTTCTGTGGCAATTAACTATGGGCAAGCATTTCAACATGGGCTCGAG GTTAGAATATTTCATCGACGTGATGGATCGTCGGTCGCGTTGGTTCGACATAGCCGGTGGGAATCTCTCCGCTTTCCCCTGGCTTCGTTACATTGCACCCGAGGCCTCCGGTTACAAGCTTCTAATGACGCTGAACGACGAGCTGAAAACTTTCATTATG TTCAATCGATCATCTTACGACATCCTCTCGCAGGAAACCATCAACGAGCACAAGAAGAACTACGTGCCTGGAAGGGTGTCGGACGTAATCGATAAATTCATCGTAGAGATGATGAAGAAGCAAGGCGACGACACGGTTTACACAG aaagccAATTAATGATGATAGTGGTCGATCTCTTCATCGCGGCCTTCACGACCACCGCGACGGTGCTCGAGTTTGTATTCCTTTACATGATAATGCATCAGGATGTGCAGCGGAGGCTACAAAACGAGATCGACTCGGTGATCCCACCCGATAGGCTTCCCAACATCGAAGACAGACAGAA GTTGCCGTACGCGGAGGCGATAATGAACGAGACACTGCGTCTGTGGCCGATTTTCCCAGTGATCGGACCGCGGCGAGTTCTATGGGACACGAAGCTTGGTAATTACGAAATACCGAAGGACACCACTATCCTGATCAACAATTATTCAGTGAACAGGGATCCGGAACTATTTCCAGAGCCGGATCTGTTTAATCCAGAAAGGCACATCAAAGACGGGGTCTACGCGCCCGATGTTAATTCTGTAACATTCGGAAAAG gaagaagaaaatgtcCAGGCGCGGTTCTTGCCAAGACTTCAACGTTCATCATCTTCGTCGGCGTGATGCAGAAGTTCACCGTTCTTCCTATTCCTGGCAAAGAACCAAAATCCATAGAAATCATACCTGGTATTGCAATCACGCCGAAACCTTACGAGGTGCTACTGGTACCACGATAA
- the LOC144472717 gene encoding putative cytochrome P450 305a1 isoform X2, with protein sequence MIATVILGLLTVIFLLFFTFTSLKMQKHPPGPFPWPIIGNHMFLKQLIEKHGGMHLALIELCKEYRSDIITLYFGTKRIMVVSGIKLVSAVMKGGEFEGRPFNEFIKIRNFGQKQGITMNDGPVWKELASWMIHSLADFGYGKRPMTDMLTDELEVILKNLKGGGVRSLKPVFAPATLNVLWQLTMGKHFNMGSRLEYFIDVMDRRSRWFDIAGGNLSAFPWLRYIAPEASGYKLLMTLNDELKTFIMETINEHKKNYVPGRVSDVIDKFIVEMMKKQGDDTVYTESQLMMIVVDLFIAAFTTTATVLEFVFLYMIMHQDVQRRLQNEIDSVIPPDRLPNIEDRQKLPYAEAIMNETLRLWPIFPVIGPRRVLWDTKLGNYEIPKDTTILINNYSVNRDPELFPEPDLFNPERHIKDGVYAPDVNSVTFGKGRRKCPGAVLAKTSTFIIFVGVMQKFTVLPIPGKEPKSIEIIPGIAITPKPYEVLLVPR encoded by the exons ATGATCGCCACCGTGATACTGGGTTTGTTGACCGTGATTTTCTTGCTGTTCTTCACGTTTACCAGCTTGAAAATGCAGAAACATCCCCCAG GACCATTTCCCTGGCCGATCATCGGCAATCATATGTTTCTGAAGCAATTAATCGAGAAGCACGGCGGGATGCATTTGGCACTGATCGAACTTTGCAAGGAATACCGCAGCGACATCATCACTTTGTACTTCGGTACGAAGAGGATCATGGTTGTTTCTGGAATAAAACTAGTCTCAGCGGTGATGAAAGGCGGAGAGTTCGAAGGCCGGCCCTTCAACGAGTTCATCAAGATACGCAATTTTGGACAGAAACAAG GTATCACGATGAATGACGGACCCGTGTGGAAAGAGTTGGCTAGCTGGATGATCCATAGTCTGGCGGACTTTGGTTATGGCAAACGCCCGATGACGGACATGCTCACGGACGAGCTGGAAGTGATCCTGAAGAACCTGAAGGGCGGAGGTGTGAGATCATTGAAGCCAGTATTCGCACCTGCCACACTAAATGTTCTGTGGCAATTAACTATGGGCAAGCATTTCAACATGGGCTCGAG GTTAGAATATTTCATCGACGTGATGGATCGTCGGTCGCGTTGGTTCGACATAGCCGGTGGGAATCTCTCCGCTTTCCCCTGGCTTCGTTACATTGCACCCGAGGCCTCCGGTTACAAGCTTCTAATGACGCTGAACGACGAGCTGAAAACTTTCATTATG GAAACCATCAACGAGCACAAGAAGAACTACGTGCCTGGAAGGGTGTCGGACGTAATCGATAAATTCATCGTAGAGATGATGAAGAAGCAAGGCGACGACACGGTTTACACAG aaagccAATTAATGATGATAGTGGTCGATCTCTTCATCGCGGCCTTCACGACCACCGCGACGGTGCTCGAGTTTGTATTCCTTTACATGATAATGCATCAGGATGTGCAGCGGAGGCTACAAAACGAGATCGACTCGGTGATCCCACCCGATAGGCTTCCCAACATCGAAGACAGACAGAA GTTGCCGTACGCGGAGGCGATAATGAACGAGACACTGCGTCTGTGGCCGATTTTCCCAGTGATCGGACCGCGGCGAGTTCTATGGGACACGAAGCTTGGTAATTACGAAATACCGAAGGACACCACTATCCTGATCAACAATTATTCAGTGAACAGGGATCCGGAACTATTTCCAGAGCCGGATCTGTTTAATCCAGAAAGGCACATCAAAGACGGGGTCTACGCGCCCGATGTTAATTCTGTAACATTCGGAAAAG gaagaagaaaatgtcCAGGCGCGGTTCTTGCCAAGACTTCAACGTTCATCATCTTCGTCGGCGTGATGCAGAAGTTCACCGTTCTTCCTATTCCTGGCAAAGAACCAAAATCCATAGAAATCATACCTGGTATTGCAATCACGCCGAAACCTTACGAGGTGCTACTGGTACCACGATAA